The stretch of DNA attcagaattcacCTGTCGCCTGCTGCTGCAGTGAACAGTGAGTGGCACTTCTCTCTCACACCTATCACAGgtattcttcttttccttccagaTCCTTCCCTGGCACCGGTTCCAGGAGGACCTGGTTCTTAGGCAGCATCTGTGTCTCTGTTTTGTAAGACACACAGAGTATCCTTAACCcactgcagatatttccctggGTCCATGGTCAATCAACACCACCTTTCAGTCTCCAGCCTCTTAACCAGCCCAGGCCTGAGTGTTGTTCATAGTATTAATATGTttctggctgggctcagtggctcatgcctgtaatcccggcactatgggaggctgaggcaggcggatcacttgaggtcaggagttcaagaccagcctggccaacatagtaaaaccccgtctctactaagaatacaaaaatgagccgggtgtggtggcgcgtgtctataatcccagctacttgggaggctgaggcaggagaattgcttgaacctgggaggtggaggctacagtgagctgagatcatgccactgcactccagcctgggcaagaaagtgagactccatctcaaaacaaagaaacaaacaaagtatTAATATGTTCCCCTTGATCAGTGGGGTGgttcacccttgtaatcccagcactttgggaggcagaggctggcggatcgcttgagtccaggagttcgagaccagcctgggtgaactAGCAAAAccctgcctgtactaaaaatacaaaaattaactgggcatggtggtgcgagcctgtaatcccagtggaggctgagacaggagaatcctttTGTAATGCCTAACCTTGTTTTTTTACTAACCCTATTTTAACCTTGTTTTTACTaaccctatttttaaattttccctttttgtctCCTTAATTACCTAGCCTTGTTTCCCATATGAGTAGACTCTCCCTTAGCTGGGAAAGCCTGACGAACGCCATCTGGCCCCTTGATTTACAAGACATTAAGGGCTACTTACCCAACCCCCTTCCTCAAAGAGTTAACCTGTGTAAGCAGATCCTCAGCATTTCAAAGGAGCCCAGTTAGCTGATAAGGTACTGGAACAAACAATGTATGAAGTTCCCAGGATTTTGCTCAAAAACATAACAACATAAAGCCTTGAGTCTGTGTCTGGCATAGCATCCATATCTAACTCTTATGAAGGATTTAGAGCCCGGCACCTGGTTCCGTTGCTTTTTTtgtaaccatttgtcttttaaattgtttatttttctgtaaccatttgttttttcattcttgcatgtttttacttctgtagaaTTATTGCATTTGAGCTCTGCTCCCCTTCCGAACCAAGGTATAAAAGTAAATCAAGCCCCTTCCtcggggccgagagaattttgGAGCATCAAGCCCTCTCTTGGCTGCCGGCTTaaataaaggactcttaattcgTCTCGAAGTGTGGCGTTTTCTCTAACTTGCTTGGGTATAACACTTTGAGCCTgcgaggcagagtttgcagtgagccgagatcacgccactgcactccagcctcggcaacaagagtgaaactccgtttcaaaaaacaaaaacaaaacaaaacaaaagaaccctCACAATCTTGCTGCACCCAACTGATGAAATCACCATTGCAAAAGTTATATCAGTGAAAACATTAGAACAGTAAGCTAAGCTAACCCAAACCCCACCTTACTTTTCCCTTAATTATTCCTGGGCTACTGGGTCAAGCtaactttggaagacatttagGCTATGGTTTAAATCATAGGTCTTGCCAAAAACTCAaccacttatttttttgagacggagtcttgctctgtcgcccaggccggagtgcagtggtgtgatctgggctcactgcaatctctgcctctgggttcaagcaattctcctgcctcaacttcctgagtagctgggattacaggcgcataccaccaagcctggctaatttttgtatttttagtggagacagggtttcaccatgttggccaggctggtcttaaactcctgaccttgtgatccacccacctcagcctcccaaagtgctgggattacaggcttgagccaccgtgcccagcctgctttttttttttttttttcttgagacagagtctcattctgtcacccaggctggagtgcagaggcaccacttctgctcactgaaacctccacttctggggctcaagcaattctcctctctcagcctcaggagtagctgggattacaggcacctgccaccaagcccggctaattgtcttgtatttttagtagagatggggtttcacccatgttggccaggctggtctccaactcctgacctcaagtcatctgtccaccttggcctcccaaagtgccggggtgacactgtgcctggtctcaaccacctttttttttttttcctctgtcacccaggctggagtgcagtggcatgatcttggctcactgcaacctccgcctcctgagttcaagcaattctcctgcctcagtgtccggagtagctgagacgacaggtgtgcaccaccaccccctgctaatgttttgtatttttagtagagatggggtttcaccatgttggccaggctggttttgaactcctgacctccacccgccttggcctcccaaagtgctgggattacaggagtgagccatcactcctggcATAGAAACGGTTTTTCTCATCCAttgtcctcctcctcttctttcttcatcttcctcttccacTTTTTTCCAGGCAACTTTAGCAGGACCCTTTGCACCGTCAAACTTTCCTTTCAACTTACAGTCAGCAACCTCTTTCTCATATTTCTTCTTCAGCTTTGCCGCCTTAGTGACGTCAGCCTGCTTTTCACTGTCACTTCAGCTATTCCACATCTCacccagagctttttttttttttttttttttttttgccacatctCCAATAGAGATGCCAGGGTTTGCAGATTTGATCTTGGGGTGGAATTCTGAACAGAACATGAAGAATCCAGACAGTTggttgggtgtgatggctcatgcttgtaatcccagcactttgggaagccaaggcaggtggatcacctgaggtcaggagtttgaggccagcttggccaacatggtgaaaccccatctctactaaaaatacaaaaattagccagacgtggtggtacgcgcctgtggtcccagctaatctggaggctgaggcaggagaatcgcttgaacctgggaggcagagcttgcagtgagccgagattgcgccactgcacaccaatgggcaacagagcgagactccgtctcaaaaaaataaataaataaatttttaaaaataaaataaataaataaaataaaacaaaaaataaaagagtccAGACGGTGGCCTTTTGGGGACATTAGGCTCTTTCTTCTTGCTTCCTCTTTAGCTGGTCTATAATCCTTCATTTCCCGATCCTAGTGTACTTTATCCGCCTTTGccatttcatcaaatttggacTTCTCTTTCACTGACACTGTCTTCCAACTCTCAGAATATTTCTTGGAAAATTCTGCAAAATTGACAGGGAcctctgggttttttttcttcttcttccttttttttttttgagatggagtttcactctgtcgcccaggctggagtgcagtggcacgatctccgctcactgcaacttcctcctcccaggttcaagcgattctcctgccttaggctcccgagtagctgggactattaggcgcctgccaccatgcccagataatttttgtatttttagtagagacggggccaggatggtctcgatctattgacctcatgatccgcctgccttggcctcccaaagtgctgggattacaggcgtgagtcactgtgccaggcCGGTTTTTCTTCTTATGTTCTTCTCTGTACATCTGCACAAAAAAACTGTAAGCAGACATTTTGCCCTTTGGTTTCTTGGGGTCACCATTAGCCATCCTGACTGTATTGTTTGCTAGTCTGGGCAGCGCAGGGCACTTGTTCGctatttttctaaacttttccCCCAATGGGTGTAAAAaagcatattattattattattattattgagatgagtttcgctcttgttgcctaagctggagcacaatggcgcgatctcagctcattgcaacctccacctcccgggttccagtgattctcctgcctcagcctccttagtagctgggattccagacgcgcaccaccacgcctggatagttttttgtacttttagtagaaacggggtttcaccatgttaggctggtctcaaactcctgacctcagatgatctgcccgccttggcctcccaaagtgctcggattacaggtgtgaaccaccgtgcccggcttaaaAGCATATTATTATagtaaatactttttttccctttctttctttcattttaaatactggggtctccttatgttgtccaggctagattcaaactcctggactcaagcgatcctcccacctcagcctccctgttaCCCTGTTGCCATGACAGCCCTGATAAAATAACTGGGAAAGTTCTCTTATTGTTTTttaagtccaaaaaaaaaaaaaaaaaaaaaaaggcacagctGCTTAAAGATTGCAGACAGCCAGGGATGTCCCCAGAGCTTTTTGACCCCTGACCAGATACCAGAGGAAGATAAGATCCCTAAATCAGCACAAACTGGAACAGACGACCTCTAGTCGACTTTAGATcatcaatatataattataatgctAAAATTCcttctcttaaaagaaaatatccaTTTTGTGTAGATGGGTTTTATGAAGACAACCCATGAATTGAGGCTCATGAATTGAAACTGCGTGTCTGGAGTCCCACTCTGCACATGCTAGCATTCCTCTCCCTTCCTGTACCCAGGGGAAGAAACAATACAACGTTACGCTTTTTACTGTTGAGGGAGAAGGGGCAGTTAGAGTGAGAGCCTCTCCTTCTCCATTCCTGGCCAGTGAATAAAACCTGATTGCCTTTTCCGATTGGATGTTCCTTCTTTGCCACCTACATAAAGTGGGGAGGTAACTCGGTTTGCTGGTGgcatcctcagtagctgggactacaggcaataAATTCTTTTATACGTCGCTTTTTAAACGTATTGTGCCTGTGAATAAATCTTCAAGTTATACCCAAGATTTCAAAGCTCATGATGGTCCATAGTACTCGCTCTTTAAATCAATAGCTGCGTATCCCACCGATGATTTTCTTTGGGATGATTCCCCAGAACTGGAATTGCAGATTCTTCAcaatgcatttttagtagagaaggggtttcaccacgttggccaggagggtctcgatttcttgacctcatgatccgcccgcctccgcctcccaaagtgctgggattacaggcgtgagccactgcgcgcggCCACAAAGCTCCCAACTTTTCCGTTAAGCACCGAGCTTTTTTCTAGACTAGCAGCTGAGGCCGCAAGGAATTCTGGGGAACGTAGTGCAGATTTGCAGAGAACGAGTCTCTTGGTCCTGTGCCGTAGCATTTCCGGCGGAAGTTGCTGGGCGCGGAAAGCCGGCAAGACCTTTTTTTCCGCCATCATCGCTCACGCGCGCAACCCTGGCGACGCGTGGTGGCGTGGCTCCGCCTCCCCACGCCATTGGGCAGCAGCTCCTCGGGCACGCGTATACTGCGCTTCCGGGCAATCTCCGCCCCGCATGGCCTTCTGGGAGTTGTAGTTCGGTCGCGAGCGCTGCCGTCGGGAGGCTGCTCCGAGGTTCGAGGCTGTGCCCCGCGACCCCGCCTTCGGCGCTCGGCTCGCAGGATGGATCCCGTACCCGGGACAGACTCGGCGCCGCTGGCTGGCCTGGCCTGGTCGTCGGCCTCTGCACCCCCGCCGCGGGGGTTCAGCGCGGTGAGCGGCGTCGAGGGGCGGGGGTGGAATGGGGGAGGCAGTCGCTGTGGGGTGGGAGTCCGGCGCTGACCCGCGTCCTCCCGGTAGATCTCCTGCACCGTCGAGGGGGCACCCGCCAGCTTTGGCAAGAGCTTCGCGCAGAAATCTGGCTACTTCCTGTGCCTTAGTTCTCTGGGCAGCCTAGAGGTAAGAGGTGCCCACCTTCGGAACCACCAGGGTCTGCCCACCTCCCCTGCCCATTCACGGTGCCCTATGCCAGGTGCGCTGTCCCCGCTGCTAGGCCACCCTCGCCGTGTCCGCCTTCCACCCCCAGAACCCGCAGGAGAACGTGGTGGCCGATATCCAGATCGTGGTGGACAAGAGCCCCCTGCCGCTGGGCTTCTCCCCCGTCTGCGACCCCATGGATTCCAGTAAGGCCTGCTTCGGAGGCGAGAGTTGTCCGGGTCCCTTGCAGGGAGGAGCGGGGGAGGAGGGACGACGGGCGCGCGGTATCTGAGCCTCGGCTGCCCCCTGGCACACGGGGTGATGACAGGGTTGGCTGAGGACTCAGAGCCCTGCCCTAGGGTGGACCGACATTCCCTGTCCTGATTCAAAATGTGTGATGTGATTGGCACAGCCTGCATCCTCGAGTTAAGAGTTCAGTCCACGCCACCTGTTTCACTACTGTTGTGCTACTTGCGTCTTTTTACACCATAGCCAAGCAAAACCACTGcgcagttttctttttcatttccaggCTTTGCACACGCCGCTTCCTCTGCCTGGGgcactttttctctcctttttgtaGCTCATTCTCCGTCCTCCGTCAGATGTCACCTTCACCCTTCCCTACCCCTCCTCTTCTGGGCCCACAACCCTAGTGCAGCCCTCCCAGCCCCACCTGAACTTTCCCACCCtttcttgtcatttttatttgactCAGGCTATATTCATTCATACTAGAGTtggcaaaccttttttttttttttttttcttcagacggagctcttgttgcccaggctggagtgcaatggcgcgatctcagctcaccacaacctccaactcccgggttcaagcgattctcctgcttcatcctccagagtagctggggttacaggcatgcgccaccacgcctggctaattttgtatttttagtagagacggggtttctccatgtttgtcaggctggtttcgaactcgtgacctcaggtgatccacctgcctgggcctcccaaagtgctgggattacaggcgtgagccaccgcacccggccaaactttttttttctttattttttcttaagagttGGCAAACTTTTATGTAAAGGGccttatagtaaatattttaggctttacagGGCAGATGATGTGTTTTGCGTATTCAATTTTTTTACAAttccttaaaaatgtaaaaatcactcTTAACACATCAGCTGTATAAAACCAGGCCttaggcttggtgtggtggttcacacctgtaagcccagcactttgggagcctgaggtgggcagatcacctgaggtcaggagttccagaacagcctggccaacatggtgaaaccctgtctctactaaaaatacaaaattagctgggcatggtggtgggcgcctgtagtcccagctacttgggaggctgaggcaagagaattgtttgaacctgggaggcggaggttgcagtgagctgagattgcgccattgcactccagcctgggcgacagagtgagactccgtctcaaaaaaaaaagaaaagaaaagaaaagaaaacagacctTGAGCCAGATTTGGCTCATGGGTGCTAGTTGTCCAACCTCTATAGGATTAGAGAGCTCACGGAAAGTTAAGTTTTGAGGGCCAGGATGGGCACCCAGCTCTGTCTGATTCCACAGCTAGCCACCCCATGAATGCAGCTTCATATCACCAAAGATCAGCCTACTCCATCGGTTCCTAAAGGCTGCATGGAATCCCCTCCTTCATCTATACCATTCATGATTTAaccactcctcccacccccatccccaatgTTGTCCATGTGGCTGCCTTAAACAGCACCCTGGCGAGCCTCATCCTAGAGTCATCTTTGGGCCTTCCCACCCCTGCCTGGCTTCCCTCTCTCACTCCCCTGCCCCCCACTCCCAGAGGCCTCTGTGTCCAAGAAGAAACGCATGTGTGTGAAGCTCTTGCCCCTGGGAGCTGCGGACATGGCTGTGTTTGATGTCCGGCTGAGTGGGAAGACCAAGACAGTGCCTGGATACCTTCGAATAGGGTAGGGCCACCTCCCAGTGTCTAGCCACCTTCCCTGCCCTCCCAACTCATGATCTCACCAATCTGACCCTCAAGGACACCCCTGAGGTCTCCTGTTCCTTCTTCTACCTTCTGAGCCTCAGATTCTGCATGTTAAAACCGGGACATATATATCATCTTGTAGGACTGTCATTAGGAGTCAGTGACTTGGTGTCTAAAGTAGACATAAcaggactgggcgcagtggctcacgcctgtaatcccagcactttgggaggctgaggcaggccgatcacaaggtcaggagatcgagaccatcctgactaacatgttgaaaccccatctctactgaaaatacaaaaaattagctgggtatggtggcacacgcctgtagtcccagctacttgggaggctgaggcaggaaaatcacttgaacctgggaggcggaggttgcaatgagttgagattgcgccactgcactccagtctggggcgacagagcgagactccatctcaaaaataaaataaaataaataaaaataaagtagacaGAACGGTGATTTGAACCCAGCAGTATTAGTTTGGTGTGGTGCTTAGGGTGTGGGTCAAGATGCTGAAACAAAAATCCCccaaaaggctgggcacggtggctcacgcctgtaatcccagcactttgggaggccaaggcgggcggatcacctgaggtcaggagttcgagacgagcctggccaagatggtgaaactccatttctactaaaaaaaaaaaaaaaaaaaaaaattagctgggcctggttgcctgtaatcgcagctaatccagaggctgaggcaggagaatcgtttgaacctaggaggtggagattgcagtgagtctagattgcgccattgcactccagcctgggcaacatgagcgaaactccgtccccaaaaaaaaaaaaaaaaattcccccaaaAAACAGAGGTCACCTGGATGCCTGGGTCCCCCGCCTTCTCCAGGGGCTATCCTCAACCCTGGCCCCACACCGGGCCAGcatccctcccaccttccctcccGGTCCAGGGACATGGGTGGCTTTGCCATCTGGTGCAAGAAGGCCAAGGCCCCGAGGCCAGTGCCCAAGCCCCGAGGTCTCAGCCGGGACATGCAGGGCCTCTCTCTGGatgcagccagccagccaaggtgAGTCCTCAGGCACCGGAGTGGGGGTGGCCGTTGGGGGAGGATGAGGCTTAACCTGAGTCATCCCACCTGCAGTAAGGGCGGCCTCCTGGAGCGGACACCGTCAAGGCTGGGCTCTCGGGCATCCACTCTGCGGAGGAATGACTCCATCTACGAGGCCTCCAGCCTCTATGGCATCTCAGGTGAGCACagagtggggaaactgaggcatggaagtGGAGGGTGTGACTGTCTTGAGATTACACAACCAGGAAGGATCTTCCTACCTCCCTCTCCCAACTCTGGATTCTGTAAAGACTGAAGGAGCCAGGCTGTGCGGGTTGGGCCTCTGTGGGTGGGGTGGGCACTTCCTTACACCTCACCTCCTCCCCTCGCGTGTGTTTTTCAGCCATGGATGGGGTTCCCTTCACACTCCACCCACGATTTGAGGGCAAGAGCTGCAGCCCCCTGGTGAGTCGGGGTCTCAGGGAGCCTGGGTCTGCGCCTGCCATCACCATTCTGGGTGCCAGGACATCCCTGTGTCCAGTGCCCCAGCACAGAGGGCCACATCCTGGGTTGGGGCTGGAGTGTGTCACCTGCAGGTGGCAGCTGGAAGGTCTTCAGTCTCAGAATGGGGAGGGATCCATCCAGAGAAAGCAGCTGGACACCAGTAGCTAGAGGCTGTGACAAGAAGGGGGAGggatgccgggcatggtggctcacgcctgtgatcccagcactttgggagaccaaggcaggtggatcacttgaggccaggagatcgagaccagcctggccaacatggtgaaacctcgtctctattggaaatacaaaaattagccaggcgcgggtttagagactttgtctctaaaaacaaaacaaaacaaacaagaaaaataagggGGAGGGATGTCCGAGGGAATATTTGGggagtgtgggggtggggggggcaggACCCCTTGAAGACGAAGGAAAGGGGGTTTCAGGTTGAGATCGGGCCCAAGGCTGACCCACCTCTGCCCGCCAGGCCTTCTCTGCTTTTGGGGACCTGACCATCAAGTCTCTGGCGGACATTGAGGAGGAGGTGGGTGCAGGGCTAGGGAGGAGGTGCCTGAGGGGCTGGGACCCGCCCCTCGTCCGCCCCAGGCTGTCCCAGTTTTCCCCATCCCCACTTTGCCCCAGACACACACCATCTCTCCAGGGCAGAAGACCACTCGAGTCCCTAAGTACCCCCTCTGCCATTCCTCAGTCACTCCCCCTTTGGCCCTCTCTTTACTCTGGGACCTGCTCACTCTCGCTCTCCCCGTCCCCCAGTATAACTACGGCTTCGTGGTGGAGAAGACCGCGGCTGCCCGCCTGCCCCCCAGCGTCTCATAGTCCCTCACCCGTCCGCGGAAAGAGCCCCCTTACTCCACCTCCCCGCCAGCCTGGGGCCACCCCCACTCACTGCATCCTGGGAACCTTCGCCCTGCAAGGCATTTGCTATCTTCAGCCACTGGGCGGAGCTGCAGCCCTGGAGGAGGGGGCGGGTCGAGGCTGCGTGGTGATGGGGTCTCCGCCCCCACGCCCTGCCGGGCAGGGCTGGAGCTGGACAGAAGCCAGTGCCTTTAAGTCATTCGTGTCAAAACCCTCTGGGGTCCGGAGGCTGTGCGGGTGTCCTCCTGTCAATAAACACTACCTGGTTCTTGCCCTCTGGAGTCCTGATCCTGCCGCCTGTCCACACTAGGCACTCTTGCACCGGGCAAGTGGGTGAAATCATGGCAGGGAGGCGGTGCTGCTGGGtctccctttttttgttgttgttgttgttgtttgtttttttctgagacgggggtctccctctgtggcccaggctagggtacggtggcacgatctcgg from Gorilla gorilla gorilla isolate KB3781 chromosome 20, NHGRI_mGorGor1-v2.1_pri, whole genome shotgun sequence encodes:
- the MVB12A gene encoding multivesicular body subunit 12A isoform X2, whose amino-acid sequence is MDPVPGTDSAPLAGLAWSSASAPPPRGFSAISCTVEGAPASFGKSFAQKSGYFLCLSSLGSLENPQENVVADIQIVVDKSPLPLGFSPVCDPMDSKASVSKKKRMCVKLLPLGAADMAVFDVRLSGKTKTVPGYLRIGDMGGFAIWCKKAKAPRPVPKPRGLSRDMQGLSLDAASQPSKGGLLERTPSRLGSRASTLRRNDSIYEASSLYGISAMDGVPFTLHPRFEGKSCSPLAGLPSSRNTLKAARQTHVRCLESGGFGCSPRTSLALRLT
- the MVB12A gene encoding multivesicular body subunit 12A isoform X1, translating into MDPVPGTDSAPLAGLAWSSASAPPPRGFSAISCTVEGAPASFGKSFAQKSGYFLCLSSLGSLENPQENVVADIQIVVDKSPLPLGFSPVCDPMDSKASVSKKKRMCVKLLPLGAADMAVFDVRLSGKTKTVPGYLRIGDMGGFAIWCKKAKAPRPVPKPRGLSRDMQGLSLDAASQPSKGGLLERTPSRLGSRASTLRRNDSIYEASSLYGISAMDGVPFTLHPRFEGKSCSPLAFSAFGDLTIKSLADIEEEYNYGFVVEKTAAARLPPSVS